A window of the Lolium perenne isolate Kyuss_39 chromosome 7, Kyuss_2.0, whole genome shotgun sequence genome harbors these coding sequences:
- the LOC127313097 gene encoding uncharacterized protein encodes MEPWERSERDGVKKPKIPPAPPVAALTDHLLGEILRRLPDMASLLGAALCCKSWGRVASKPAVFRRFLSLRRPPLVGFILTDRGAKPVPFHQPDVCFITASPRHPKLASAASDGDFHYLRHPEIDDGDPHYCNEWRLRGCDGGLLLLSRGRYGDDLAVYDPLERSAVFFGKPQLPPPDHRWCNVRHAIVTDEVDASFQVIAIQHGEEETAAVFSSRTREWAMIAWGTVRYRFNWPFNDGIAAGRFVFWRPNTMKDDTEEEILVLDMETMAWSVIIAPFPPGDSYCIADMVEHGGLCIVSSKEQCVKLWVRANNGGWVVKKEVSLLNQFGYLKKLRRDEWMKRVRILAMKAGYVYMEFWSIRRSESYLLVLNLNTIKLQIIRNNVDKPYRGAAFPFFLRLPPLPAPDY; translated from the coding sequence ATGGAACCATGGGAGAGAAGCGAGCGAGACGGCGTCAAGAAGCCCAAGATCCCACCGGCACCGCCGGTGGCCGCCCTCACCGACCATCTCCTCGGAGAAATACTGCGCCGCCTCCCCGACATGGCGTCACTCCTCGGCGCCGCCCTCTGCTGCAAGAGCTGGGGCCGTGTGGCCTCCAAGCCCGCCGTCTTCCGCCGCTTCCTTTCCCTCCGCAGGCCCCCACTCGTCGGGTTCATCCTCACCGACCGCGGCGCCAAGCCCGTCCCCTTCCACCAACCTGATGTCTGCTTCATCACGGCCTCCCCGCGTCACCCCAAGCTCGCCTCCGCCGCATCGGATGGCGATTTCCACTACCTACGCCACCCCGAAATCGACGATGGGGATCCACACTACTGCAACGAGTGGCGCCTCCGTGGCTGCGacggcggcctcctcctcctctcccgcgGCCGCTATGGGGATGACCTCGCCGTCTACGATCCTCTCGAGCGGAGTGCTGTTTTCTTCGGAAAACCCCAGTTACCCCCTCCTGACCACCGCTGGTGCAACGTCCGccacgccatcgtcaccgacgaGGTCGATGCCTCGTTCCAGGTTATCGCCATACAGCACGGGGAGGAGGAAACCGCCGCCGTCTTCTCATCCCGCACCCGCGAATGGGCTATGATTGCTTGGGGCACTGTGCGGTACAGATTTAACTGGCCCTTCAACGACGGCATTGCAGCGGGCCGTTTCGTGTTCTGGCGGCCGAACACCATGAAGGACGACACTGAAGAGGAGATATTGGTGCTTGACATGGAAACCATGGCGTGGTCGGTTATCATTGCACCGTTCCCACCTGGCGATTCGTACTGCATCGCGGACATGGTGGAGCACGGGGGGTTGTGCATCGTGTCCAGCAAGGAGCAATGCGTGAAGCTCTGGGTCCGTGCTAACAATGGTGGATGGGTGGTCAAGAAGGAGGTTTCCTTGCTGAATCAGTTTGGTTACTTGAAGAAGCTTCGTCGTGACGAGTGGATGAAAAGGGTGCGCATCCTGGCAATGAAGGCTGGCTATGTCTACATGGAGTTTTGGTCAATAAGGAGGTCTGAGTCCTATCTTCTTGTGCTCAATCTGAATACCATCAAGCTGCAAATTATCCGCAACAATGTCGATAAGCCTTACAGAGGTGCTGCTTTTCCATTCTTCCTACGCTTGCCACCTCTGCCTGCCCCAGATTATTAG